From the genome of Populus alba chromosome 10, ASM523922v2, whole genome shotgun sequence, one region includes:
- the LOC118036971 gene encoding uncharacterized protein has translation MAAAAAAAASQYPKEGEGSYRMEMTIQPSDNDGTSTELRALDCNLTSLCDHIQIEGFNSGSFSDIIVHAMGSTYHLHRLILSRSSYFRNMLHGPWKEASSPVVTLKVDDKNVNAEAIAMALAYLYGHHPKLNDINAFRVLAAASFLDLQDLCAICTDFIISELWTSNFLAYQVFAESQDYGIHGERVRNACWGYLCQSGAIELKEVLPKLSSQTLHALLTSDELWVSSEEKRFELALYTLLAKGAFCKTEHSEQGSPSAEANMDVHSDSSKAKGKNLSDNCTSNALESGLGCLALKDGLEGHDAARNLLVKLADGVVDFQPGVSVSKQQAQQAAYTQSNLGTLHPCDMGQSSSLSNSFSVMNANGTSCSYVEMPISAGTSGLESSGVAMEGPSEDGSYHLNNNNWLASNQSRNCNSLDPSSNGLILNDWERCDMPQLSWGGRVVGRRQVKGYAKGNCGVHREDYDTFVNIFEGGSLLYCNMSFEALLNVRKQLEELGFPCKAVNDGLWLQMLLSQRVQEIGADTCKMCCLMSIACTCRQPFGISHGVATTGYYMQEHEHHNSPGGVTNVYVADSGQGEGNGLFRPVRVHVRGPIDGLAGIGRGTTFVPAAAWPPTRFVFSRVPFGMGNRNCQQSVASDDSENRTDHNGDLSGDGLTALVGLSQGGSNSTIHGEHMERGYETDLHGRLSKTSVSAPSTSGIAVQMLESPEHAIGFEWENANNSISLDMKTPLSHFPPFRFGVEFEDVHRLSDGQVKHSPELFYAGSLWKVSVQAFNDEDPQGRRTLGLFLHRRKAEITDSLRKVHMYVDSREKVTARFQLICPSKREVMVFGRLKQRGTLLPKAPKGWGWRAALFFDELAEQLQNGTLRVAAVVQLV, from the exons atggcagcagcagcagcagcagcagcatcgcAATATCCGAAAGAAGGAGAGGGTTCATACAGAATGGAAATGACAATTCAACCCTCAGACAATGACGGAACAAGCACCGAACTCCGTGCACTCGACTGTAACCTCACCTCTCTCTGTGATCACATCCAAATCGAAGGTTTCAATTCAGGTTCTTTCTCCGATATCATCGTCCACGCCATGGGCTCCACCTACCACCTCCATCGCCTCATCCTCTCACGCAGCTCTTACTTCCG GAATATGTTGCATGGTCCATGGAAAGAAGCGAGCTCGCCTGTTGTTACATTAAAAGTGGATGATAAAAATGTGAATGCGGAGGCAATTGCTATGGCTTTGGCTTATTTGTACGGACATCACCCTAAGCTTAATGATATTAACGCCTTTCGCGTCTTAGCTGCCGCTTCATTTCTTGACCTTCAg GATTTGTGTGCAATTTGCACGGATTTTATTATTTCCGAATTGTGGACTTCGAATTTCTTGGCGTATCAG GTGTTTGCGGAGAGTCAAGATTATGGAATACACGGGGAACGTGTGAGAAATGCTTGCTGGGGTTACCTTTGTCAAAGTGGTGCGATTGAGTTGAAAGAG GTACTTCCAAAACTTTCCTCACAAACTCTGCATGCATTACTGACTTCAGATGAACTGTGGGTATCTAGTGAAGAGAAACG GTTTGAACTGGCACTGTACACTCTTCTTGCAAAAGGTGCCTTTTGCAAGACTGAACATTCTGAGCAAGGAAGTCCCAGTGCTGAGGCGAACATGGATGTTCATTCTGACTCTTCAAAAGCAAAGGGAAAAAACTTAAGTGATAACTGCACTAGTAATGCATTGGAATCTGGACTTGGATGCTTAGCTCTAAAAGATGGCCTTGAGGGACATGACGCTGCTCGTAATCTTCTGGTTAAGCTTGCTGATGGTGTGGTTGACTTCCAGCCAGGGGTTTCTGTTTCCAAACAACAGGCTCAACAAGCTGCGTACACTCAATCGAATTTGGGGACACTACATCCTTGCGATATGGGACAATCTTCATCACTGAGCAACTCATTTTCAGTGATGAATGCAAATGGAACCTCATGTTCTTATGTAGAAATGCCAATCAGTGCTGGAACAAGTGGACTAGAATCTAGTGGAGTGGCTATGGAGGGGCCATCTGAAGACGGCTCATAccatttgaataataataattggcTTGCAAGCAACCAATCTAGGAATTGCAATTCTCTGGACCCTTCCAGTAATGGGCTCATTCTCAATGATTGGGAAAGATGTGACATGCCTCAACTTTCATGGGGTGGTAGGGTCGTGGGCAGAAGACAGGTGAAAGGTTATGCTAAAGGGAACTGTGGAGTTCATAGGGAGGATTACGATACTTTCGTCAACATATTTGAAGGGGGTTCTCTTTTGTATTGCAACATGTCTTTTGAGGCACTTTTAAATGTAAGAAAGCAGCTTGAAGAGTTGGGTTTTCCTTGCAAAGCTGTGAATGATGGTCTTTGGCTGCAG ATGCTTCTGAGCCAGAGGGTGCAGGAAATTGGTGCTGACACGTGTAAAATGTGCTGCCTAATGAGTATAGCATGCACTTGCAGGCAGCCATTTGGGATTTCACATGGAGTTGCCACCACAGGTTATTACATGCAAGAGCATGAGCACCACAATTCTCCTGGGGGTGTGACTAATGTATATGTTGCTGATTCTGGTCAAGGCGAGGGAAATGGCCTCTTTAGACCAGTACGAGTGCATGTTAGGGGACCTATTGATGGGCTTGCAGGTATTGGGCGTGGAACTACATTTGTGCCAGCAGCTGCATGGCCCCCTACACGTTTTGTGTTTTCTCGTGTGCCATTTGGTATGGGCAACAGAAATTGCCAGCAGTCTGTTGCTAGTGATGATTCGGAGAACAGAACTGACCACAATGGAGACCTATCAGGGGATGGGTTGACAGCTCTTGTTGGGTTAAGTCAAGGGGGGAGCAACTCCACTATTCATGGAGAGCATATGGAAAGAGGATATGAAACAGATTTGCACGGAAGATTGTCTAAAACATCAGTTTCAGCACCGAGCACCAGTGGTATAGCTGTCCAGATGCTAGAATCACCAGAACATGCCATTGGATTTGAGTGGGAGAATGCAAACAACTCCATATCGCTAGATATGAAAACACCTTTAAGTCATTTCCCTCCATTTCGTTTTGG GGTTGAATTTGAGGATGTGCACAGGCTCAGTGATGGCCAAGTCAAGCACTCTCCGGAACTCTTTTATGCTGGTTCTCTCTGGAAG GTTAGTGTTCAAGCCTTTAATGATGAAGATCCTCAAGGACGTCGAACTCTTG GGTTGTTTCTTCACCGAAGGAAGGCAGAGATTACTGATTCCCTCAGAAAG GTTCATATGTACGTGGACTCTCGTGAAAAGGTTACTGCTCGTTTTCAG CTGATTTGTCCATCAAAGAGAGAAGTAATGGTGTTTGGAAGACTCAAACAAAGGGGCACTCTTTTACCTAAAGCTCCTAAGGGATGGGGCTGGCGTGCTGCTTTGTTCTTCGATGAGCTTGCAGAGCAACTCCAAAATGGGACCTTGCGAGTGGCTGCGGTTGTGCAACTCGTGTGA
- the LOC118036972 gene encoding uncharacterized protein isoform X1 → MMLRNPGIVLSYNSRCWYILINSRKLASFSNGPPSDLGGKSHLCNEGVNQENSRNFDGVRQGVDDVCHVLESGSWGPALENSLSMFNEKPQPELVIGVLRRLKDVNQAVNYFRWVERKSEEPLSPEAYNSLLMVMVRTRNFDYLEQILGEMSIAGFGPTNYTCVELVASCVKSQKLIEAFDLLQMMRHFKFRPAFSAYTTLIGALSEVGESDRMLALFHQMQELGYEVNVHLLTTLIRVFSREGRVDAALSLLDEMKSNSFDADIVLYNVCIDCFGKVGKVDMAWKFFHEMKANGIVPDDVTYTSMMGVLCKANRLDEAVEIFEQMEQNRQVPCAYAYNTMIMGYGSAGKFDEAYSLLERQREKGCIPSVVAYNCILTCLGKKGKIDKALRIFEEMKRDAMPNLPTYNIIIGMLCKAGNVEAAFKVRDAMKEAGLFPNVRTINIMIDRLCKAQKLDEACSIFEGMDHKVCSPDGATFCSLIDGLGKQGRVDDAYRIYERMLDADQIPNVVVYTSLIRNFFKCDRKEDGHKMYKEMMRSGCSPDLMLLNTYMDCVFKAGETEKGRALFEEIKARGFLPDTRSYSILIHSLVKAGFARETYELYYAMKDQGCVLDTRAYNTVIDGFCKSGKVNKAYQLLEEMKTMGHHPTVVTYGSVVDGLAKIDRLDEAYMLFEEAKSNGIELNHVIYSSLIDGFGKVGRVDEAYLVMEEMMQKGLTPNVYTWNCLLDGLVKAEEINEALVCFQSMKDLKCTPNQITFCILINGLCKVRKFNKAFVFWQEMQKQGLKPNTITYTAMISGLAKSGNVAQASSLFERFRATGGIPDSASYNAMIEGLSIANRALDAYQLFEETRLKGCSIHTKTCVALLDALHKAECLEQAAIVGAVLRETAKSQHAARSW, encoded by the exons ATGATGTTGAGGAACCCGG GAATAGTATTGAGTTACAATTCAAGGTGTTGGTACATTTTAATCAATTCAAGGAAGTTGGCTTCATTTTCTAATGGCCCTCCTTCAGATTTGGGTGGGAAATCTCATCTCTGTAATGAAGGGGTCAATCAAGAAAACTCGAGGAATTTTGATGGTGTGAGACAGGGAGTAGATGACGTGTGCCATGTTCTGGAAAGTGGTTCTTGGGGACCAGCCCTTGAGAATTCTTTGTCAATGTTTAATGAAAAACCTCAACCTGAGTTGGTTATTGGAGTGTTAAGGAGGTTGAAAGATGTTAATCAAGCAGTGAATTATTTCCGCTGGGTCGAGAGGAAAAGTGAGGAACCACTTAGTCCGGAAGCTTATAATTCACTTCTGATGGTGATGGTTAGAACTAGGAATTTTGATTACTTAGAGCAGATTCTGGGAGAGATGAGTATTGCAGGATTTGGCCCTACTAATTACACTTGCGTGGAGTTAGTTGCGAGCTGTGTTAAATCACAGAAGCTTATAGAAGCTTTTGATCTCCTGCAAATGATGAGGCATTTTAAATTTCGCCCTGCGTTTTCTGCTTATACAACCTTGATCGGTGCTTTGTCTGAAGTAGGTGAATCTGATCGCATGCTTGCTCTTTTTCATCAAATGCAAGAGCTGGGTTACGAAGTGAATGTGCATTTGCTTACGACTCTAATTCGTGTGTTTTCCAGGGAGGGTCGTGTTGATGCTGCTCTCTCCCTACTGGATGAAATGAAGAGCAACTCTTTTGATGCTGATATTGTGCTTTATAATGTTTGCATAGACTGCTTTGGTAAGGTGGGAAAGGTGGATATGGCTTGGAAGTTTTTTCATGAGATGAAGGCAAATGGTATAGTGCCTGATGATGTGACTTATACTAGCATGATGGGTGTTCTATGCAAAGCCAACAGACTTGATGAAGCCGTGGAGATATTTGAGCAGATGGAGCAAAACAGACAAGTTCCATGTGCGTATGCTTACAACACCATGATTATGGGTTATGGATCAGCTGGAAAGTTTGACGAGGCATACAGTTTGCTTGAGAGGCAAAGGGAAAAAGGGTGCATTCCGAGTGTGGTTGCGTATAATTGCATTCTTACTTGCCTTGGGAAGAAGGGAAAAATAGACAAGGCATTAAGAATTTTTGAGGAGATGAAGAGAGATGCAATGCCCAATCTTCCAACATATAACATTATAATAGGCATGCTTTGCAAGGCTGGAAATGTCGAGGCTGCTTTCAAGGTTCGGGATGCCATGAAAGAGGCTGGCTTGTTTCCTAATGTCAGAACCATAAACATAATGATCGATAGGCTGTGTAAAGCTCAAAAGCTTGATGAAGCTTGTTCAATATTTGAAGGGATGGATCATAAAGTTTGCTCCCCAGATGGTGCTACATTCTGTTCGCTTATAGATGGTTTGGGCAAGCAAGGTAGAGTGGATGATGCTTACAGGATTTATGAACGGATGCTGGATGCTGATCAAATTCCAAATGTTGTTGTTTATACATCCCTCATCAGAAATTTCTTCAAGTGTGACAGGAAGGAGGATGGTCACAAGATGTACAAAGAAATGATGCGTAGTGGATGTTCTCCTGACCTCATGCTCCTGAATACCTACATGGATTGTGTTTTCAAGGCTGGTGAAACTGAGAAAGGCAGGGCTTTGTTTGAGGAAATAAAGGCTCGAGGGTTTCTTCCTGATACAAGAAGCTATTCGATCCTAATCCATAGCCTTGTGAAAGCTGGTTTTGCACGGGAAACCTACGAGTTATATTATGCAATGAAGGACCAAGGCTGTGTTTTGGACACCCGTGCATACAACACTGTTATTGATGGGTTCTGCAAGTCAGGTAAGGTGAACAAAGCTTATCAGCTACTGGAGGAAATGAAGACAATGGGCCACCATCCAACTGTTGTGACCTATGGTTCTGTCGTCGATGGCCTTGCTAAAATTGATAGACTTgatgaagcatacatgctcttcGAGGAAGCAAAGTCGAATGGCATAGAGTTAAATCACGTGATCTATAGCAGTCTTATTGATGGTTTTGGAAAAGTTGGTAGAGTTGATGAAGCATATCTAGTTATGGAAGAAATGATGCAGAAAGGTTTAACGCCCAATGTGTACACATGGAATTGCTTGCTGGATGGATTGGTGAAAGCTGAGGAAATTAATGAGGCCCTTGTCTGCTTTCAGTCCATGAAGGACTTGAAATGCACTCCAAATCAGATAACTTTTTGCATTCTCATAAATGGCCTCTGTAAGGTTAGGAAATTTAACAAGGCCTTTGTGTTTTGGCAAGAGATGCAAAAGCAAGGGTTAAAACCCAATACCATCACCTACACTGCCATGATCTCTGGACTTGCAAAGTCTGGAAATGTTGCACAGGCAAGTAGTCTATTTGAGAGATTTAGGGCAACTGGGGGAATACCTGATTCTGCTAGTTATAATGCTATGATAGAAGGGCTGAGCATCGCAAATAGGGCACTGGACGCATATCAGCTTTTTGAGGAAACTCGGTTGAAGGGTTGCAGTATTCATACCAAGACTTGTGTTGCACTTTTGGATGCACTGCATAAGGCCGAATGTCTTGAGCAGGCGGCAATAGTGGGGGCTGTTTTGAGGGAAACAGCAAAATCTCAACATGCTGCAAGATCTTGGTAA
- the LOC118036972 gene encoding uncharacterized protein isoform X2: MFNEKPQPELVIGVLRRLKDVNQAVNYFRWVERKSEEPLSPEAYNSLLMVMVRTRNFDYLEQILGEMSIAGFGPTNYTCVELVASCVKSQKLIEAFDLLQMMRHFKFRPAFSAYTTLIGALSEVGESDRMLALFHQMQELGYEVNVHLLTTLIRVFSREGRVDAALSLLDEMKSNSFDADIVLYNVCIDCFGKVGKVDMAWKFFHEMKANGIVPDDVTYTSMMGVLCKANRLDEAVEIFEQMEQNRQVPCAYAYNTMIMGYGSAGKFDEAYSLLERQREKGCIPSVVAYNCILTCLGKKGKIDKALRIFEEMKRDAMPNLPTYNIIIGMLCKAGNVEAAFKVRDAMKEAGLFPNVRTINIMIDRLCKAQKLDEACSIFEGMDHKVCSPDGATFCSLIDGLGKQGRVDDAYRIYERMLDADQIPNVVVYTSLIRNFFKCDRKEDGHKMYKEMMRSGCSPDLMLLNTYMDCVFKAGETEKGRALFEEIKARGFLPDTRSYSILIHSLVKAGFARETYELYYAMKDQGCVLDTRAYNTVIDGFCKSGKVNKAYQLLEEMKTMGHHPTVVTYGSVVDGLAKIDRLDEAYMLFEEAKSNGIELNHVIYSSLIDGFGKVGRVDEAYLVMEEMMQKGLTPNVYTWNCLLDGLVKAEEINEALVCFQSMKDLKCTPNQITFCILINGLCKVRKFNKAFVFWQEMQKQGLKPNTITYTAMISGLAKSGNVAQASSLFERFRATGGIPDSASYNAMIEGLSIANRALDAYQLFEETRLKGCSIHTKTCVALLDALHKAECLEQAAIVGAVLRETAKSQHAARSW; this comes from the coding sequence ATGTTTAATGAAAAACCTCAACCTGAGTTGGTTATTGGAGTGTTAAGGAGGTTGAAAGATGTTAATCAAGCAGTGAATTATTTCCGCTGGGTCGAGAGGAAAAGTGAGGAACCACTTAGTCCGGAAGCTTATAATTCACTTCTGATGGTGATGGTTAGAACTAGGAATTTTGATTACTTAGAGCAGATTCTGGGAGAGATGAGTATTGCAGGATTTGGCCCTACTAATTACACTTGCGTGGAGTTAGTTGCGAGCTGTGTTAAATCACAGAAGCTTATAGAAGCTTTTGATCTCCTGCAAATGATGAGGCATTTTAAATTTCGCCCTGCGTTTTCTGCTTATACAACCTTGATCGGTGCTTTGTCTGAAGTAGGTGAATCTGATCGCATGCTTGCTCTTTTTCATCAAATGCAAGAGCTGGGTTACGAAGTGAATGTGCATTTGCTTACGACTCTAATTCGTGTGTTTTCCAGGGAGGGTCGTGTTGATGCTGCTCTCTCCCTACTGGATGAAATGAAGAGCAACTCTTTTGATGCTGATATTGTGCTTTATAATGTTTGCATAGACTGCTTTGGTAAGGTGGGAAAGGTGGATATGGCTTGGAAGTTTTTTCATGAGATGAAGGCAAATGGTATAGTGCCTGATGATGTGACTTATACTAGCATGATGGGTGTTCTATGCAAAGCCAACAGACTTGATGAAGCCGTGGAGATATTTGAGCAGATGGAGCAAAACAGACAAGTTCCATGTGCGTATGCTTACAACACCATGATTATGGGTTATGGATCAGCTGGAAAGTTTGACGAGGCATACAGTTTGCTTGAGAGGCAAAGGGAAAAAGGGTGCATTCCGAGTGTGGTTGCGTATAATTGCATTCTTACTTGCCTTGGGAAGAAGGGAAAAATAGACAAGGCATTAAGAATTTTTGAGGAGATGAAGAGAGATGCAATGCCCAATCTTCCAACATATAACATTATAATAGGCATGCTTTGCAAGGCTGGAAATGTCGAGGCTGCTTTCAAGGTTCGGGATGCCATGAAAGAGGCTGGCTTGTTTCCTAATGTCAGAACCATAAACATAATGATCGATAGGCTGTGTAAAGCTCAAAAGCTTGATGAAGCTTGTTCAATATTTGAAGGGATGGATCATAAAGTTTGCTCCCCAGATGGTGCTACATTCTGTTCGCTTATAGATGGTTTGGGCAAGCAAGGTAGAGTGGATGATGCTTACAGGATTTATGAACGGATGCTGGATGCTGATCAAATTCCAAATGTTGTTGTTTATACATCCCTCATCAGAAATTTCTTCAAGTGTGACAGGAAGGAGGATGGTCACAAGATGTACAAAGAAATGATGCGTAGTGGATGTTCTCCTGACCTCATGCTCCTGAATACCTACATGGATTGTGTTTTCAAGGCTGGTGAAACTGAGAAAGGCAGGGCTTTGTTTGAGGAAATAAAGGCTCGAGGGTTTCTTCCTGATACAAGAAGCTATTCGATCCTAATCCATAGCCTTGTGAAAGCTGGTTTTGCACGGGAAACCTACGAGTTATATTATGCAATGAAGGACCAAGGCTGTGTTTTGGACACCCGTGCATACAACACTGTTATTGATGGGTTCTGCAAGTCAGGTAAGGTGAACAAAGCTTATCAGCTACTGGAGGAAATGAAGACAATGGGCCACCATCCAACTGTTGTGACCTATGGTTCTGTCGTCGATGGCCTTGCTAAAATTGATAGACTTgatgaagcatacatgctcttcGAGGAAGCAAAGTCGAATGGCATAGAGTTAAATCACGTGATCTATAGCAGTCTTATTGATGGTTTTGGAAAAGTTGGTAGAGTTGATGAAGCATATCTAGTTATGGAAGAAATGATGCAGAAAGGTTTAACGCCCAATGTGTACACATGGAATTGCTTGCTGGATGGATTGGTGAAAGCTGAGGAAATTAATGAGGCCCTTGTCTGCTTTCAGTCCATGAAGGACTTGAAATGCACTCCAAATCAGATAACTTTTTGCATTCTCATAAATGGCCTCTGTAAGGTTAGGAAATTTAACAAGGCCTTTGTGTTTTGGCAAGAGATGCAAAAGCAAGGGTTAAAACCCAATACCATCACCTACACTGCCATGATCTCTGGACTTGCAAAGTCTGGAAATGTTGCACAGGCAAGTAGTCTATTTGAGAGATTTAGGGCAACTGGGGGAATACCTGATTCTGCTAGTTATAATGCTATGATAGAAGGGCTGAGCATCGCAAATAGGGCACTGGACGCATATCAGCTTTTTGAGGAAACTCGGTTGAAGGGTTGCAGTATTCATACCAAGACTTGTGTTGCACTTTTGGATGCACTGCATAAGGCCGAATGTCTTGAGCAGGCGGCAATAGTGGGGGCTGTTTTGAGGGAAACAGCAAAATCTCAACATGCTGCAAGATCTTGGTAA